A stretch of the Elephas maximus indicus isolate mEleMax1 chromosome 3, mEleMax1 primary haplotype, whole genome shotgun sequence genome encodes the following:
- the LOC126070927 gene encoding serine/threonine-protein kinase MARK2-like has product MLQSHLAFSAVEETHVGRYHLLRTIGKGASAKVKLAQHIITGQEVAIKIIDKIQHTSSDLHRLYREIEIMKDLHHPNIVKLFEVIENEHALYIVMEYASGRDLFYHLVNHGFMSEKEAQTKFQQIVSAVKYCHDKSIVHRDLKTENLLLDKRMNIKLADFGLGTELTPGSKLDTFCGTPPYSAPELLQGEKYDGPPVDVWSLGVILYFMVTGSLPFRGKTLTKLREQVLQGQYHVPFHMSSQCQHLLSKIFIRDPRKRATLEDILAHPWMKVSHEEKQKLYVQPLPDYDNHWHTEVTVNTGYVQEDIHDSLLNHNYNDANATYLILRHDTYEIDSHTSTLEPQAEAHCTDSHTPSSSHEVPPTVCPKPKQRSYTEPTIPTFGYYIRDALNTLSEGGMGTSMVSTSPSFSLALAHLRQQSTTAWAQPNQDSDLYAKGRNSEVPQPITPPQCVSVPSSSAYTINESAGAPEKTSFTQGMSNLSSANEEHVLELPDQPSLPQTVSLASSSEEQVHELPDQPSLPQTVSPASSSVSSQGWKQATGRFFKLMRRCLCFTYDKKDHKASDSKAAQMIKPQQAKPRSLKFTWRMKITSSLEPDEMLQEICQVLDANGCDWDLTHKYTLLCMNGTPGQQDFTQWRMEVCTLPQRTLNGVKVKRISGTSEAFNNIVSKITSDLAL; this is encoded by the coding sequence ATGCTGCAGAGCCACTTAGCCTTCTCTGCTGTGGAGGAAACTCATGTGGGACGCTACCACCTCCTCAGAACCATCGGCAAGGGGGCATCTGCCAAGGTCAAGCTGGCCCAGCACATCATCACCGGCCAAGAGGTAGCCATTAAAATAATTGACAAGATCCAGCACACGTCCTCCGACCTCCACAGACTATACAGAGAGATAGAAATTATGAAGGATCTCCATCATCCAAATATTGTAAAGCTGTTTGAAGTCATAGAGAATGAGCACGCCCTCTATATAGTGATGGAGTATGCAAGTGGAAGGGACCTCTTTTACCACCTAGTGAATCATGGCTTCATGAGCGAAAAAGAGGCCCAAACGAAATTCCAACAAATAGTGTCAGCGGTGAAGTACTGCCACGACAAGAGTATTGTTCATAGGgatctgaaaacagaaaacctaCTATTGGACAAGCGAATGAACATCAAACTTGCAGACTTTGGTTTAGGAACTGAACTCACCCCAGGGAGCAAGCTGGATACCTTCTGTGGCACTCCCCCTTATTCTGCCCCAGAACTCcttcagggagaaaagtatgacggacccccagtggatgtgtggagcctgggagtcatcctaTACTTCATGGTAACTGGATCTCTGCCTTTTCGTGGGAAGACCTTGACGAAGCTGCGAGAGCAGGTGCTGCAGGGACAATATCACGTTCCCTTCCACATGTCTAGCCAGTGTCAACACCTGCTCAGTAAAATTTTCATTCGTGACCCAAGAAAGAGAGCCACGTTAGAGGACATCCTAGCACATCCATGGATGAAGGTGagccatgaagaaaaacaaaagctctaTGTGCAGCCACTCCCAGACTACGATAACCACTGGCACACTGAGGTGACGGTGAACACGGGTTACGTGCAGGAAGACATTCATGACTCACTGTTGAACCACAATTACAATGATGCGAACGCCACCTATCTGATCCTGCGTCACGACACATATGAGATTGACAGCCACACCAGCACCCTGGAACCCCAGGCTGAAGCCCATTGCACCGATAGCCACACTCCTTCCTCATCCCATGAAGTGCCTCCTACCGTCTGTCCTAAACCCAAACAGCGTAGTTACACCGAGCCCACCATTCCCACCTTTGGTTACTACATCCGCGATGCTTTGAACACTCTCTCTGAGGGAGGGATGGGGACCTCCATGGTGTCTACTTCTCCATCAttctccctggccctggcccaCCTGCGGCAGCAATCTACCACAGCCTGGGCACAGCCCAACCAGGACTCTGACCTGTATGCCAAGGGGAGAAACAGTGAGGTGCCACAGCCCATCACACCACCCCAGTGTGTTTCTGTGCCTTCCTCCTCAGCCTACACCATCAACGAGAGTGCCGGGGCCCCGGAGAAAACCAGTTTTACCCAGGGAATGTCAAATCTAAGCTCCGCAAATGAGGAGCACGTGCTTGAGTTAcctgaccagccgagtttgcccCAGACTGTGAGTCTAGCCTCTTCCTCTGAGGAGCAGGTGCATGAGTTAcctgaccagccgagtttgcccCAGACTGTGAGTCCAGCCTCTTCCTCTGTCAGCAGCCAGGGCTGGAAGCAGGCCACTGGGAGGTTCTTTAAGCTCATGAGAAGATGCCTTTGTTTTACAtatgacaaaaaggaccacaaagCATCGGACAGCAAAGCTGCACAAATGATCAAACCTCAACAGGCCAAACCACGCTCTCTCAAATTTACCTGGAGGATGAAGATCACCAGTTCCTTGGAGCCCGACGAGATGCTGCAGGAGATCTGTCAAGTGTTGGATGCCAATGGCTGTGACTGGGAtctcacacacaaatacacactgcTGTGTATGAATGGCACACCAGGACAACAGGACTTCACTCAGTGGAGGATGGAGGTGTGCACCCTGCCTCAGAGGACTCTCAATGGggtaaaagtgaagagaatttcaggGACCTCTGAGGCCTTCAATAACATTGTCTCAAAAATCACCAGTGACCTTGCACTTTAA